Proteins co-encoded in one Candidatus Spechtbacteria bacterium genomic window:
- a CDS encoding replicative DNA helicase — protein sequence MPKDTQSDKLPPQSIEAEQSVLGCLMIDRDAIYKVSDALFADDFYRGTHRGIYSAMVGLYERREPIDIVSLSQRLKEENRLEEIGGHSYLAELINRVPTATHVVHYANIVRQKRVLRDLITAAYDIGQLGYREGDNIDELLDEAEKRIFQISQHSLSQTFVPFKQELESAFNRIDQLNNYDGTLRGMPTGFHDLDNILAGLQKSDLIILAARPSRGKSSLALDIARQAALQAKQPVGLFSLEMSKDQLVDRMLASQGSVDLWRIRTGKLSSQGEYNDFTKLQHALDTLSQAPIFIDDAASASMLQIRSMSRRLQAERGLGLIIVDYLQLIQPRNPSDPVVQQVTEISRSLKGLARELNVPVLALSQLSRAVEQRGGSPRLSDLRDSGCLAGDMLITRADTGERVYIKELVGQKDIPVFTLNQDHRIISTKIEKVFSNGVKEIFELKTKTGRTIKASSNHKFFTLHGWQRIDELEPGARIALPRALEIKKSSADLSRNELTLLPHLIGDGCILPRQPMHYTSADWENIQTVAQAAANLFGISPRIVRQKNWWHVYLPSPYRLTRGKYHPITLWYKKLGLERVRSYNKQIPVALFNASPEQICLFLHHLWATDGNISWKKIAGRKPTAAIYYATSSKQLAQDIQHLLLRIGIWSSLRKVSQHDYRSMYHIIIQSAPIQLKFLKTVGCAGERGKIIPKLISALRAISPNTNTDTIPNEIWDMLVEPEKEKIGISWRGVARGMNVAYNGSALFASGMSRERLTRVATVLSSNELRHFAESDIYWDEITSITPCGKEEVYDATIPGTHNFVANDFIVHNSIEQDADVVLFIHRDDKDQEDAERNNIADIIVAKHRNGPTGKIQLYFDDRVVSFKNLTSQASAPQEPVAMPSPTPKETSNEEISLEDFEI from the coding sequence ATGCCAAAAGACACTCAGTCAGACAAACTTCCCCCGCAAAGTATTGAAGCAGAGCAGTCGGTTTTGGGCTGTTTAATGATTGATCGCGACGCGATATACAAAGTTTCCGATGCTTTGTTTGCCGATGATTTCTATCGCGGCACGCATCGCGGTATTTATTCTGCCATGGTTGGGTTATATGAGCGGCGAGAACCGATTGATATTGTCAGTCTTTCTCAACGTCTCAAAGAAGAAAATCGGCTAGAGGAAATCGGCGGGCACAGCTATCTTGCCGAACTGATTAATCGCGTGCCCACCGCGACTCACGTTGTGCATTATGCAAATATCGTACGCCAAAAGCGCGTTTTGCGCGATTTAATTACCGCGGCATACGACATAGGCCAGCTTGGCTATCGTGAGGGCGATAATATTGACGAGCTGCTGGATGAAGCGGAAAAAAGAATTTTCCAAATTTCGCAGCACAGTCTTTCACAAACGTTTGTGCCGTTTAAGCAAGAATTAGAATCGGCATTTAACCGCATTGACCAGCTTAATAATTATGACGGCACTTTGCGCGGTATGCCAACCGGTTTTCATGATCTTGATAATATACTCGCGGGACTGCAAAAATCTGATCTCATTATTCTTGCTGCGCGCCCCAGCCGAGGAAAAAGTTCCCTCGCGCTTGATATTGCGCGCCAAGCGGCGTTACAGGCCAAGCAACCCGTCGGCTTGTTTAGCTTGGAAATGTCAAAAGACCAGCTAGTTGACCGTATGCTCGCGTCGCAGGGTTCTGTAGATCTTTGGCGTATTCGCACGGGCAAACTTTCTTCACAAGGAGAATACAATGATTTTACAAAATTGCAACATGCTCTGGATACTCTTTCGCAAGCACCAATTTTTATTGACGACGCGGCAAGCGCCAGTATGCTGCAAATTCGTTCTATGTCGCGCAGGTTGCAGGCAGAGCGAGGACTCGGGCTGATTATTGTTGACTATTTGCAACTTATTCAACCACGCAATCCCAGCGACCCGGTAGTGCAACAGGTTACCGAAATTTCGCGTTCCTTGAAAGGACTGGCACGCGAGCTAAACGTGCCCGTGCTAGCGCTGTCGCAGCTGTCGCGCGCTGTAGAACAAAGAGGCGGTTCCCCTCGCCTTTCGGATTTGAGAGATTCTGGATGTCTTGCTGGAGATATGCTTATTACACGCGCAGATACCGGAGAACGAGTTTATATCAAAGAGCTTGTCGGACAAAAAGATATTCCTGTTTTTACTCTCAACCAAGATCATAGGATTATTTCCACAAAAATAGAAAAAGTCTTTTCAAATGGCGTTAAAGAGATCTTTGAACTTAAAACCAAAACCGGACGAACTATTAAGGCTTCGTCTAATCACAAATTCTTTACGCTTCACGGCTGGCAGAGAATTGATGAACTTGAACCAGGCGCTAGAATTGCTTTACCGCGCGCTTTAGAAATAAAAAAATCAAGCGCAGACCTTTCAAGAAACGAACTTACTCTACTTCCTCACCTCATTGGCGATGGATGCATTTTACCGCGCCAACCTATGCACTATACAAGTGCCGATTGGGAGAACATACAGACCGTCGCGCAAGCTGCTGCAAATCTTTTTGGCATTTCGCCCCGCATAGTAAGGCAAAAAAATTGGTGGCATGTATATCTACCATCACCTTATCGTCTTACACGGGGCAAATATCACCCAATTACTTTATGGTACAAAAAGTTAGGGTTGGAGAGAGTGCGTTCCTACAATAAACAGATTCCTGTCGCGCTTTTCAATGCTTCGCCGGAGCAGATTTGTCTATTCCTCCATCATTTATGGGCAACGGATGGAAATATTTCATGGAAAAAAATTGCAGGGAGAAAGCCGACTGCGGCAATTTATTACGCAACTTCCAGCAAACAACTTGCGCAAGATATTCAGCACCTTCTTTTGCGTATTGGGATTTGGAGCTCGTTAAGAAAAGTGTCTCAACATGATTATAGGTCAATGTATCATATTATTATTCAAAGCGCTCCCATACAACTCAAATTCCTTAAAACAGTAGGATGCGCCGGAGAACGCGGAAAAATAATTCCAAAACTTATTTCGGCATTACGCGCGATTTCACCTAATACAAATACCGACACTATCCCTAATGAAATTTGGGATATGCTAGTGGAACCTGAAAAAGAAAAAATTGGCATAAGCTGGCGTGGCGTGGCAAGGGGTATGAACGTCGCCTATAACGGTTCGGCGCTTTTTGCAAGCGGCATGTCGCGGGAACGTTTGACGCGTGTCGCAACCGTCTTGTCCAGTAACGAGTTGCGCCATTTTGCCGAATCTGATATTTATTGGGACGAGATTACTTCTATAACTCCATGTGGAAAAGAAGAGGTTTATGACGCAACTATTCCTGGTACGCATAATTTCGTAGCAAACGATTTTATTGTGCATAACAGCATAGAACAAGATGCCGACGTAGTTTTGTTTATTCATCGTGACGATAAAGACCAAGAGGACGCGGAGCGCAATAACATCGCTGATATTATTGTCGCCAAACACCGCAATGGTCCGACAGGAAAAATTCAGCTTTACTTCGATGATAGAGTGGTTAGTTTTAAGAATCTAACGAGCCAAGCCAGCGCGCCGCAAGAGCCAGTTGCTATGCCCTCGCCAACACCCAAAGAGACTTCGAATGAAGAGATTAGTTTAGAGGATTTTGAGATATAA
- a CDS encoding DUF1003 domain-containing protein — protein MQNQQKHFGVLEKIAIKLTEMAGTPVSLIVHSFLFVGIFGLRYVGFSVDSILLILTTAVSLEAIYLAIFIQMTVNRSAEHIETVTENVMDIHEDVQELEGDVDKLEENVDEIEDDIKEISEDVDEIQAEEEKEEQKTTFATAKAFSLIEKQLQKVIEELEILKKKER, from the coding sequence ATGCAAAATCAACAAAAACACTTCGGCGTCTTGGAAAAGATTGCCATAAAATTAACAGAAATGGCGGGAACCCCCGTATCCTTAATTGTGCATTCGTTTTTATTTGTGGGAATTTTCGGTTTGCGATACGTCGGGTTTTCCGTAGATAGTATTTTGTTAATTTTAACAACAGCAGTATCACTTGAGGCAATTTACTTGGCTATATTCATTCAAATGACTGTCAATAGAAGCGCGGAACATATTGAAACTGTTACGGAAAACGTGATGGATATTCACGAAGATGTGCAGGAATTAGAGGGCGATGTAGATAAATTGGAAGAAAATGTTGATGAAATAGAAGATGATATTAAGGAAATATCCGAGGATGTAGACGAAATTCAGGCGGAAGAAGAAAAAGAAGAACAAAAAACAACGTTTGCAACAGCCAAAGCATTTTCATTGATTGAAAAACAATTACAGAAAGTTATAGAAGAGTTGGAGATATTAAAGAAGAAAGAGCGCTAA
- a CDS encoding amidophosphoribosyltransferase encodes MCGVFGVVSRMKEIDATTIAKVAFTGLFQLQHRGQESAGITVSYNADLVTHREMGTIDWVFRKRIPEEKIVDLVVNNLAMANADIASYLARWLAEQFDADKRNMKKPLNKMELTDVRSPLDDMHGDAAIAHVRYSTTGESTSRNIHPILFIFQHKQAAIAHNGNLIGLEQLKAIIQGRGGYALEGTTDTELIAVLIQTSSAPTFKEALIETLELLKGSFSLVLLYDNIVYAVNDRFAIRPLCVGENEEYALVASETCALNAFSCSSIQELAPSTLVTLSREGICVEQWCQAEQRRGCMFERVYFSRPDSLLDNKRIYLTRQAMGRELAREHPLTGIDVDIVVPVLDSGLPAAMGYAKEFEYTRGMFTHLFETALIKGRVNRTFMDPIEDQRWLLQALKHNGIPELLRGCIVVIVDDSIVRSNASKAVVRILRTFDPRMIIFLSASPQIQYSCHLGIDIPKREGLIAYDHSLEEIRAAIGADYVGYLSVEGLYRAIGKPRANFCDGCFTGEYPVAPVD; translated from the coding sequence ATGTGCGGAGTGTTCGGGGTCGTCTCTCGCATGAAAGAAATAGATGCAACAACTATCGCCAAGGTTGCCTTCACCGGCCTATTTCAGCTTCAACATCGCGGTCAAGAAAGCGCTGGCATTACTGTTTCCTATAATGCTGATTTAGTAACTCATCGGGAGATGGGCACAATTGACTGGGTGTTTCGTAAACGCATCCCGGAAGAAAAAATTGTGGATCTAGTAGTTAATAACTTGGCTATGGCAAATGCCGACATCGCAAGCTATCTTGCGCGGTGGTTGGCGGAACAGTTTGACGCCGACAAGCGTAACATGAAAAAGCCGCTCAACAAAATGGAGCTGACGGATGTTCGGAGCCCGCTAGATGATATGCATGGCGATGCCGCCATTGCGCATGTGCGCTACTCAACAACAGGGGAGAGCACTTCGCGTAATATTCATCCTATTCTGTTTATTTTTCAGCATAAACAGGCAGCTATAGCGCATAATGGAAATCTTATTGGTCTTGAACAGTTGAAGGCAATTATTCAAGGACGCGGGGGTTACGCGCTGGAGGGAACCACTGACACCGAGCTTATCGCGGTGCTCATTCAAACATCCAGCGCGCCGACATTCAAGGAAGCCCTGATTGAAACGCTGGAATTATTGAAAGGATCTTTTTCGTTGGTTTTACTGTATGACAATATAGTTTATGCGGTAAACGATCGCTTTGCTATTCGCCCTCTTTGCGTGGGGGAAAATGAAGAATACGCTCTTGTCGCATCGGAAACATGCGCTTTGAATGCTTTTTCGTGCTCGAGCATTCAGGAACTTGCTCCAAGTACTCTCGTTACGCTGTCCCGCGAGGGAATTTGCGTGGAGCAATGGTGCCAGGCAGAGCAACGGCGCGGCTGCATGTTTGAACGTGTGTATTTTTCTCGCCCCGACTCACTTTTGGATAACAAGCGCATATATCTAACACGTCAAGCCATGGGTCGAGAGCTAGCGCGCGAACATCCTTTAACTGGAATAGATGTGGATATTGTGGTTCCAGTACTGGATTCTGGTTTGCCGGCTGCCATGGGTTACGCCAAAGAATTTGAATATACGCGTGGGATGTTTACTCATCTTTTTGAGACCGCGCTTATTAAGGGGCGGGTAAACAGGACATTCATGGATCCCATTGAAGACCAGCGATGGCTTCTGCAAGCTCTCAAGCACAACGGGATTCCCGAACTTCTGCGTGGTTGCATTGTCGTAATAGTAGATGATTCTATTGTAAGAAGCAACGCATCAAAGGCGGTTGTGCGAATTTTGCGAACTTTTGATCCACGTATGATTATCTTTCTTTCCGCGTCGCCGCAAATACAATATTCCTGTCATTTGGGCATAGACATCCCGAAGCGCGAAGGTTTAATCGCGTACGATCATTCTCTAGAAGAAATTCGCGCGGCAATCGGAGCGGACTATGTCGGCTATCTAAGTGTAGAGGGCTTGTACCGCGCAATTGGCAAGCCGCGCGCAAATTTTTGTGACGGATGCTTTACTGGCGAATATCCAGTCGCGCCAGTTGATTAA
- a CDS encoding peptide chain release factor-like protein: MADEQVHYATDREGMERDSDMEFFRRGSGPGGQNVNKVETSVRLTHRPSGIVVTVTESRSQSQNRELAFERLREKLEELNNPPEPRVPTKVPRSEKRKRREEKRKQSEKKAGRKEMAKE, from the coding sequence ATGGCCGACGAACAAGTTCATTACGCGACAGATAGGGAAGGCATGGAGCGCGATAGCGACATGGAGTTTTTTCGTCGTGGTTCAGGTCCCGGCGGGCAAAACGTCAACAAGGTGGAAACCAGCGTGCGTTTAACGCATCGTCCGTCTGGTATTGTGGTGACTGTAACCGAGAGCAGATCGCAATCGCAAAATAGGGAACTCGCCTTTGAACGATTGCGCGAGAAGCTGGAAGAGCTGAATAATCCGCCAGAGCCGCGCGTGCCAACAAAAGTTCCGCGCAGTGAAAAACGCAAGCGACGAGAGGAAAAACGCAAGCAGTCAGAAAAAAAGGCAGGCAGAAAAGAGATGGCAAAAGAATAA